The genomic segment CACACTTACGAATTGACGTCGCCCACCTCATCGGGTGACGTACTGGTTTTTATTCACGGTTGGTTATTGAGTCGTCATTACTGGCAACCCGTCATCGACCTATTAGCCCCACAATATCAATGTTTATCTTATGATTTACGAGGATTTGGAGATTCTCAACTGTTGGCGGGAAACCCCTCACGACTCGCCGTTTATACCCCCATTTCCTACGCTGAAGATTTAGCCATTCTGTTGGACACCCTAAACCTCAACAATGCTTGGTTAGTGGGTCATTCTCTAGGGGGAACCATTGCCCTTTTAGGAGCGGATAAACTGCCAGAACAGGTGAAAGGCGTTATTTGTGTGAATGCGGGTGGGGGAATTTACTTAAAAGAGGAATTTGAGAAATTTCGTTCCGTTGGTGAACAAATTGTTAAATTTCGCCCCCGATGGTTGTGTTATTTACCGTTATTGGATTTAATCTTTACCCGCGCTCAAGTCGCCTGTCCCCTCAAACAACGGTGGGGACGACAACGGTTAATCGATTTTGTCATTGCCCATCCTGAAGCCGCATTAGGGGCATTATTAGATTCTACAACCGAAGCGGAAGTCCATCGTTTACCCCAGGTGGTGTCTCGACTGCAACAACCCGTTTATTTTATAGCGGGACTGCAAGATGGAATTATGGAACCTCAATATGTTCGCCATTTAGCCAGTTTTCATTGGCTATTTCGTCAAGGGGATAACAATGTGATTGAGATCCCCAACTGTGGGCATTTAGCCATGGTGGAACAAACCCATACCGTTGTTGAGCACATCAAAACGATTATAAATCAGTATTAAATCAAGGTTAAGGGATCATTAAACTGTTCCCCATCCCCCTATACATGACGTCCCATAATCACTAAATCTCGTTCAATGCCATCTAAATTAGCAACTTTGGGTAAATAACCCCATTGTTTAAACTCAAAAGTTTCAAATAATTTTAAACTCGGTTGATTGTGAGCAAAAATTAACGCCACTAAAGCTTTTAATCCTAACTTAGGACTGTGATTTAGGGCTTGGGTTAATAGTCTTTTACCAATTCCTTGACCTTGATACTCAGGATGAATATAAATACTGAGTTCTGCGGTACTCTGATAAGCTGGACGACCATAGAACGCCTGAAAACTTAACCAGCCTACAATTTGGTGATCTAACTCGACGACCCACACCGGACGAGTTTGGGCTTTGTGTTCCTGATACCAAGAAATTCGGCTTTCGACGGATATTGGTTCTAAATCAGCCGTTGCTGTGCGTCCCGGAACCGCCGCGTTATAAATCTCTACAATTGTTGGTAAGTCCGTCTCCACTGCGTCCCGAATCTGCATACCCATCCTAACCCCTGTTTGCCCCATAATTCCCCCTACACCCATCATCTTAAAAAACCTAGTGTAGTCGAGTCAGAATCAAGTTCTCAAGATGGGTTCGGCACAAAAAATATGTCCATTTTTTGCTAATCAGGGGAATCTTCACTCTTAATCCGTCTAACCTCTGAATTGGTTGTGATCTTGATTTTTTTAGCCCAAAGACTCATCCCAGAAGGAGGGCAAATTAAGTTAAACTCAGCAAAGGCAGGACAAATTCAATCCCCCTACCCCCCTTAAGCGCTCTATTCTTGATCCTAATATATGGCAACTCAACTTAGTGAATTAGAAACTCAACTGGAAGACTTACGCGCCGAGGGAATAACAGCGATCGCAGCTTGTCAAACCTTGGATGAATTAGAACAATTACGAATTAACTATTTAGGCAAAAAAGGTAAAGTTTCTGTAGTTTTAGGGGCTATGGGAAAACTTGACCCCAGTGAACGACCTCGCATTGGAGCGTTAGCCAATGAGGTTAAAAAAGCCTTAGAAACGGGTTTAGAGGAAACACGCACCGCTTTACAGCGTGCCCAACTCGAAGCCCAACTTCAGTCGGAAACCCTGGATGTGACGATGCCAGGAGTTTATCATTCCCAAGGTCGAATTCATCCCCTCAATGGCATTATTGATCGCGCTTTAGACATTTTTGTGGGGTTGGGGTATACCGTTGCTTCTGGCCCGGAAATGGAAACGGACTATTATAATTTTGAAGCCTTAAATACCCCCCCGGATCACCCTGCACGGGATATGCAGGATACGTTTTATTTACCCGATGGCAATTTATTAAGAACCCATACCTCATCGGTACAAATTCGCTACATGGAACAACATCAACCCCCCATCCGCATTGTCGCACCGGGTCGGGTTTATCGTCGGGATACTGTTGATGCGACCCATGCGGCGGTGTTCCATCAAATTGAACTCTTAGCCATTGAAGAAGGGTTGCGGTTTACAGATTTAAAAGGAACCATTAAAGAGTTTCTCCGACAAATGTTTGGGGATTTACCCGTGCGCTTCCGGGCGAGTTATTTCCCCTTTACCGAACCTTCGGCGGAAGTCGATTTACAATGGCAAGGAAAATGGCTAGAAGTGTTAGGATGTGGCATGGTTGATCCTAATGTTTTAAAAGCTGCCGGGTATGACCCCGAAAAATACACGGGATTTGCAGCAG from the Planktothrix tepida PCC 9214 genome contains:
- a CDS encoding alpha/beta fold hydrolase; amino-acid sequence: MATIDIQGVKHTYELTSPTSSGDVLVFIHGWLLSRHYWQPVIDLLAPQYQCLSYDLRGFGDSQLLAGNPSRLAVYTPISYAEDLAILLDTLNLNNAWLVGHSLGGTIALLGADKLPEQVKGVICVNAGGGIYLKEEFEKFRSVGEQIVKFRPRWLCYLPLLDLIFTRAQVACPLKQRWGRQRLIDFVIAHPEAALGALLDSTTEAEVHRLPQVVSRLQQPVYFIAGLQDGIMEPQYVRHLASFHWLFRQGDNNVIEIPNCGHLAMVEQTHTVVEHIKTIINQY
- a CDS encoding GNAT family N-acetyltransferase, with translation MQIRDAVETDLPTIVEIYNAAVPGRTATADLEPISVESRISWYQEHKAQTRPVWVVELDHQIVGWLSFQAFYGRPAYQSTAELSIYIHPEYQGQGIGKRLLTQALNHSPKLGLKALVALIFAHNQPSLKLFETFEFKQWGYLPKVANLDGIERDLVIMGRHV
- the pheS gene encoding phenylalanine--tRNA ligase subunit alpha translates to MATQLSELETQLEDLRAEGITAIAACQTLDELEQLRINYLGKKGKVSVVLGAMGKLDPSERPRIGALANEVKKALETGLEETRTALQRAQLEAQLQSETLDVTMPGVYHSQGRIHPLNGIIDRALDIFVGLGYTVASGPEMETDYYNFEALNTPPDHPARDMQDTFYLPDGNLLRTHTSSVQIRYMEQHQPPIRIVAPGRVYRRDTVDATHAAVFHQIELLAIEEGLRFTDLKGTIKEFLRQMFGDLPVRFRASYFPFTEPSAEVDLQWQGKWLEVLGCGMVDPNVLKAAGYDPEKYTGFAAGFGVERFAMVLHQIDDIRRVYASDLRFLRQF